One window of the Anopheles cruzii chromosome 2, idAnoCruzAS_RS32_06, whole genome shotgun sequence genome contains the following:
- the LOC128277543 gene encoding endocuticle structural glycoprotein ABD-4-like, whose translation MFSKLIVVSAAALLAACSMVGGAPQKRVTPLLGGGGGAESQAVILSQDHNHDPSGAYNYRYETSNGISAQQTSYDGANAAGEYSYTGPDGVLYRVAYNADTFGFQPQGAHLPVEPPVPDHVLKSLEQIRASPPRDPEFNLAALDAQIARLRATLG comes from the exons ATGTTCAGCAAGTTG ATCGTTGTGAGCGCAGCTGCGTTGCTGGCCGCGTGCAGTATGGTGGGCGGTGCGCCACAGAAGCGTGTAACGCCgctgctcggcggcggcggcggagcgGAGTCGCAGGCTGTGATCCTCTCGCAGGACCACAACCACGATCCGAGCGGGGCCTACAACTACCGGTACGAGACGAGCAACGGCATCTCCGCGCAGCAGACGAGCTACGATGGGGCAAACGCGGCCGGCGAGTACTCGTACACCGGGCCCGACGGTGTCCTGTACCGGGTGGCCTACAATGCCGACACCTTCGGCTTCCAGCCGCAGGGCGCCCACCTCCCGGTCGAGCCGCCGGTACCGGACCACGTGCTCAAGTCGCTCGAACAGATCCGCGCCAGTCCGCCGCGCGATCCGGAGTTCAACTTGGCGGCGCTCGATGCGCAGATCGCCCGACTAAGGGCCACCCTCGGCTAG